The following DNA comes from Pontibacillus halophilus JSM 076056 = DSM 19796.
TTGGAATGTCTGACAGCGAACTTGAAAGCGCAATGAGCGACTCGGTAATTGGCAAGAGTATGAGTAGAAATGCAGCCACCATCGTATGAGAGAGTTCACCTGTACGTACTTCCATCCCCGTCCAAATAAGCATGGTGACAACCATCACCCCAACTACAATCTGAGCAAGAAATGTTCGCCTCCGTTCGAAATTACGTTGTTGTAAATCCAGCTCCCCGAGCTTTCCCTCATATGCTTCATAGTCGTTCAACCATTCTTCTTTACGCCCGCTGAAAAGCCAATCCGCCATCCCTAGAATACCTTCAGTTAATCGGTTGTACTGTTCTGACCGAAGATCTTTCATGCGATAGGTACGTGACTTCTGCTTTGCCATTGATAGGAGAGGCATCCAAATGGCAAGTACGGAGCCATAAAGGAACATTAATACCGCCAGTAAGATGGAATGAAACCCTAATAATACAGAAGAAACAATATATAGCGTGACCCCAATAAATACAGGGAAAATTGTTCTTAGGTAAAGATTTTGAAGCTGTTCAACATCATCAGCAAGTAGCCCAAGTACTTCGCCTGTCTTTAACTTCTTCGTCATTGTAAGGACGTGCGGTTCTACAGATTGATAGAGTCGAAGTCTCATGTCAGAAAGAATTTTAAGAATGGTATGATGCCCAAGTAATCGTTCAACATAACGGCTAACCGCTCGCGCTATACTGAACGTTCGAACCGCTACAATTGGAATATAAATCATTAGAATAGTTTCTGGAATTGTCGCTGCTTTCGAGATTAAATAACCAGATGTAAACATTAAAAAGGCAGCTGAAAAACTAGTAAGTAGACCCAATAACAAAACCGCTATTAATAATTTACGATGTTCGAACAGGTAAGGTCGAATCCATGTACTCTTCCTCATAATGCTTCCCCCATTTGTGCACAGACTAATCGATAGTAGGCTCCTTGTTTCATCATTAATTGCTCGTGGCTTCCTACCTCAACAATGCTACCTTCATCCATGACTACAATCGCGTCCATGTGCAACATCCAGTGCAGACGATGTGTAGCAAAGACAACAAGTCGTTGCTCTAAGAGAGGAAGCATTTGCTGTTTAATCTCATATTCCGTTTCAAGATCTAGGTGAGAAGTAGGTTCATCCAATAATAGAATTGGACGTTGTTTTAAGAACGTCCTTGCAAGAGCAATACGCTGCGCCTGACCTCCGCTAATCTCCAATCCACCTTGCCCTATGATTTCATCTAATCCGTTAGGGAGGGTTTCAATCCATCTTTCTAATCCAGCAACTTTCACCGCATGTTGAACCTCTTCTAGTGAAGCATGAGGTGAATAGAGCCTTACATTCTTCTGAATGGAATCTTGTAGAATAGTTGGGTGTTGTGGAATATAGTGAAGCTGAGATTGCCATTGTTCTTGTTGAAGGTGGGTTAGCTTCTCTCCACAGAGCGAAAGGTTACCCTCGCTGGTTTCAAGAAATCCTGCCAATAAATCAATCAGGGCTGTCTTCCCAGAACCACTCTCACCAATCACACCGATTTTCTGATTCCCTTGAAGTGTAAGAGAGACGTGTTCAAGCATCGCCTGGTCATCATCTCCACGCACTGTAATGTCAGTAAGCGTAATGGCACGATTATCTTTCCAAGTGAAATCTTCAGGGAAGGGTTGAGGCTGAAACGATGGGGTATCCAGTACACTCTGAATAGACGCACCCGCTTCTTGACCATTTAATGTACTGTGATAATCGGTGCCTAACTCACGCATTGGCGAGAAGTACTCAGGTGCCAGTATAAGAACGGTTAAGGCAGGCCCTAAGAGTAGATCTCCTTCTGTTAGGCGAAACCCTAGGAATACAGCTACTGTGGCCACGGAGAGCATAGTGAAGAAGTCCATCGCAAATGACGAGAGAAAGGCCACTTTGAGTGTTCCCATCGTTGCTTTTCGATATCGCTCACTAACGCCTTCAATATTCTTATGGTGGCGTTTGCTTGCTCCCACATGCTTCAATGTCTCAAGCCCTTGGATGGAGTCAACGAAATGGTTAGAGAGGACGCGATAGGAACTCCATTGTCGATCTGCCTTTCGCTTTGCCATAAGTCCTAAGAGGATCATGAATGCAATAAGAATGGGGAAAGTGACCAATAGAATAATTCCAGATGTCACATCAAGTGAGATGACATAGAACCAAATCATAGGCGTAAATACGAGTAGGGCAATAAGCTTTGGCAAGAACAACTCTAGATACGTCTGGTACTGACGCACACCCTCAACAGATAAGGTGGCTAAATTCCCTGTCCCTGCTTTCTTCGCATGCCTAGGCCCGAGCTTGAACAACTTCGCAAGCAGTCCTTGCCTCATTTCATCTGCAGTTTCTTTAGCAACCCGTTCTACGAAACGAGTCTTAATGACATGAACGCCGTGCCTCCCGATAAAAGAGAGAAGCACGAGTCCAATCATTAGATACGCAGATTGCCCATTGAAAAGAGACGTAATGGCGTTAGAAAGCCACTGAGCCTGACATAGAATGAAAATCCCTTGACCAATCGTCATAACCGTTAACACTGTCCAAACGAATTTACGATTCTTTATAAAAGCGAGCCCTTTTCCCATTAGTAAATCAAATCCTTCGCATCCACTCGCTTACGGAACACATAATAACTCCAAATTTGATATCCAAGTACGAATGGAAGTAATGTGAGCGCCACAATCGTCATGACTTTCAATGAGTAAGCTCCAGACGCTGCATTGTAAACAGTCAGATTGTACGTTTCTGAAATAGAGCTGACCATCACTCTTGGGAATAGTCCAGCGAATATGCTTCCAACTGTGAGAAGAATCCCAAGTCCTGACATCGTGAAAGCAAAGCCATCCCGCTTCTTCGCAATAAACAAGATTGCAAGTGCGTAAGCAACCACTACACCGATGACCATTGGGATCGTGGCCATGCTGTTAAACTGGAACAAGTCAGTCTCCACAATGGATAAGCCTACAAAGACAACAAGAGAAGCAATCGTTGCTAAGATTACCTTCTGAGCCATTAGTCTGGCACGTTCTTGTAAGTCACCAAGTGTTTTCAACGTAAGGAATAACAGCCCGTGCAAATAGCAAATCAACGTAACTGTAATCCCACCTACAACGGTATAGAGGTTCACGTAATCGTAGAATCCTGCTTGTAAATTCATGTTCTCATCAATTGGCATCCCTCTTAACAGGCTTGAGAACAAGACCCCGAACAAGAAAGGAGGAAGGACGCTTCCAAAGAATACAACCCAATCCCACACTTTCGTCCAATTCTTGTGATCTACTTTACCGCGAAATTCAAATGCTACTCCTCGTCCGATTAAGGCGAGTAGGACAAAGACAAAGGGAATATAATAGCCGCTGAACATGGTTGCGTACCAGTGAGGAAAGGCTGCGAAGATTGCTCCTCCACCTGTTAACAACCAGACTTCATTTGCATCCCAGAACGGTCCAATTGTATTAATCATCATTCGTCGTTCTAGATCACTCCGAGCGACTAAGCGTGTGGACATCCCTACGCCAAAGTCGAATCCCTCAAGGAAAAAGAAACCGATAAACAATACAGCTACTAACAGAAACCATAGTTCACTTAATGCCATTACTGATACGCCTCCTTATCAAACGGATCCACGTGCACGTTAACTTCCTGAGGTGCGTCATAGTCTGCACCTTTCTTAATTTCTTTCACGAACAAATAGACGAGTACAATCGCCAAGATGGCATAGATGGTTGTAAAGGTAATGATTGAGAACAACAAGGACCCAACTGATACGTTTGGTGAGACTGACGCTGAAGTTGTCATGAGTCCGAACACCGTCCAAGGTTGACGTCCAATTTCAGTCATAATCCATCCCGCTGTATTAGCGATGAATGGAAAAGCAATCAGCGCGACCATAGACCGCAAGAACCAACGTCTTTCTACCAGTGTTTTTCTAAAGCTAAACCATAGTCCTAGAGCACTGAATCCAATCATCAACATTCCAGAGAACACCATAATCCGGAAGCTCCAGAACGTCGCATTGACTGGAGGAATATAGTTTCCTTCTCCATACTTTTCTTCATATTCTGCCTGTAGCGTATTCATCCCAGGCACGCTACCTTCAAGCTCTTCGTACGTTAGATAGCTTAAGGCATATGGAATTTCAATGTTAAACCGACTTTCCTGATTCTCAACATCCAATATGGAGAATAACGTCCAAGGTGCTGGATCGGCACTGTCCTCCCATAACCCTTCACTTGCAGCCATCTTCATAGGCTGTGATTCCATTAAATGCTGAGCCTGCCAGTGACCACTAAAGGCTACTCCAAGACCTGAAAGAAGGCCTACAATCATAGCGATGTTGAATGACTTCCGG
Coding sequences within:
- the cydC gene encoding thiol reductant ABC exporter subunit CydC, whose protein sequence is MRKSTWIRPYLFEHRKLLIAVLLLGLLTSFSAAFLMFTSGYLISKAATIPETILMIYIPIVAVRTFSIARAVSRYVERLLGHHTILKILSDMRLRLYQSVEPHVLTMTKKLKTGEVLGLLADDVEQLQNLYLRTIFPVFIGVTLYIVSSVLLGFHSILLAVLMFLYGSVLAIWMPLLSMAKQKSRTYRMKDLRSEQYNRLTEGILGMADWLFSGRKEEWLNDYEAYEGKLGELDLQQRNFERRRTFLAQIVVGVMVVTMLIWTGMEVRTGELSHTMVAAFLLILLPITESLIALSSSLSDIPKYETSVKRLEELDNLKSDGNALLNQRAPIEAIGERFTITFQDVSFQYEESRPLLNQISFHVKHGESVALLGPSGCGKSTILKLLQGAISPNGGLVTINGVSATELYEDYSRYMSFLGQNPYLFDTSILNNLRLSNPEATDDQIYDICKQVQLDDWIRTLPHGYHTNVQESGVRFSGGQRQRIALARVLLQDTPIVVLDEPMVGLDPVTERELMNELKAHLQGKTLIWVTHHLLGVEDAGQILFIDNGVITMQGTHEELLAKEERYQRLYALDAPLVRSTHPSIRAII
- the cydD gene encoding thiol reductant ABC exporter subunit CydD, producing MGKGLAFIKNRKFVWTVLTVMTIGQGIFILCQAQWLSNAITSLFNGQSAYLMIGLVLLSFIGRHGVHVIKTRFVERVAKETADEMRQGLLAKLFKLGPRHAKKAGTGNLATLSVEGVRQYQTYLELFLPKLIALLVFTPMIWFYVISLDVTSGIILLVTFPILIAFMILLGLMAKRKADRQWSSYRVLSNHFVDSIQGLETLKHVGASKRHHKNIEGVSERYRKATMGTLKVAFLSSFAMDFFTMLSVATVAVFLGFRLTEGDLLLGPALTVLILAPEYFSPMRELGTDYHSTLNGQEAGASIQSVLDTPSFQPQPFPEDFTWKDNRAITLTDITVRGDDDQAMLEHVSLTLQGNQKIGVIGESGSGKTALIDLLAGFLETSEGNLSLCGEKLTHLQQEQWQSQLHYIPQHPTILQDSIQKNVRLYSPHASLEEVQHAVKVAGLERWIETLPNGLDEIIGQGGLEISGGQAQRIALARTFLKQRPILLLDEPTSHLDLETEYEIKQQMLPLLEQRLVVFATHRLHWMLHMDAIVVMDEGSIVEVGSHEQLMMKQGAYYRLVCAQMGEAL
- the cydB gene encoding cytochrome d ubiquinol oxidase subunit II; this translates as MALSELWFLLVAVLFIGFFFLEGFDFGVGMSTRLVARSDLERRMMINTIGPFWDANEVWLLTGGGAIFAAFPHWYATMFSGYYIPFVFVLLALIGRGVAFEFRGKVDHKNWTKVWDWVVFFGSVLPPFLFGVLFSSLLRGMPIDENMNLQAGFYDYVNLYTVVGGITVTLICYLHGLLFLTLKTLGDLQERARLMAQKVILATIASLVVFVGLSIVETDLFQFNSMATIPMVIGVVVAYALAILFIAKKRDGFAFTMSGLGILLTVGSIFAGLFPRVMVSSISETYNLTVYNAASGAYSLKVMTIVALTLLPFVLGYQIWSYYVFRKRVDAKDLIY
- a CDS encoding cytochrome ubiquinol oxidase subunit I — its product is MSELFLARFQFGSTTIFHFLFVPMSIGLVFLVAIMETLYVVKKQEIYLKMAKFWGHLFLINFAVGVVTGIIQEFQFGMNWSEYSRFVGDVFGAPLAIEALLAFFMESTFIGLWIFGWGRLPEKIHLLCIWLVSFGTILSALWILAANSFMQEPVGFVMNNGRAEMNDFFAILQNPQLKVEFPHVVFGALATGAFFIAGVSAYKMLKKQELNIFRKSFNIAMIVGLLSGLGVAFSGHWQAQHLMESQPMKMAASEGLWEDSADPAPWTLFSILDVENQESRFNIEIPYALSYLTYEELEGSVPGMNTLQAEYEEKYGEGNYIPPVNATFWSFRIMVFSGMLMIGFSALGLWFSFRKTLVERRWFLRSMVALIAFPFIANTAGWIMTEIGRQPWTVFGLMTTSASVSPNVSVGSLLFSIITFTTIYAILAIVLVYLFVKEIKKGADYDAPQEVNVHVDPFDKEAYQ